A single window of Nicotiana sylvestris chromosome 3, ASM39365v2, whole genome shotgun sequence DNA harbors:
- the LOC104244241 gene encoding CDGSH iron-sulfur domain-containing protein NEET, with product MNVKEGRGYGKLHSICEHHKEDRGRHTFVTPFTPSPLYLYFTYFPSDFHQPETTARNQKLTMASAISMIQAGFSCGGALSSFTARPRRMVVVRAEAINPDIKKDEAKVVDSVVVTELSKPLTAYCRCWRSGTFPLCDGSHVKHNKETGDNVGPLLLKKQ from the exons ATGAACGTGAAAGAAGGACGTGGATATGGTAAGCTCCACTCGATTTGTGAACATCACAAAGAGGACCGTGGTCGCCACACGTTCGTCACCCCCTTCACCCCTTCTCCTCTTTATTTATACTTCACATACTTTCCTTCTGATTTTCACCAACCTGAAACCACAGCGAGAAACCAAAAATTGACAATGGCGTCGGCTATAAGCATGATTCAAGCTGGGTTCTCATGCGGCGGCGCATTATCTTCGTTTACGGCGAGGCCCAGGCGGATGGTGGTGGTTAGGGCTGAAGCTATAAACCCAGATATTAAGAAGGACGAAGCAAAAGTGGTGGATTCTGTTGTCGTCACTGAACTCTCTAAGCCTCTTACTGCTTACTGCAg GTGTTGGAGGTCTGGGACTTTTCCTCTATGTGATGGAAGCCACGTGAAGCACAATAAGGAGACTGGAGATAACGTTGGACCCCTGCTCTTGAAGAAGCAGTAA